From one Staphylococcus kloosii genomic stretch:
- a CDS encoding dicarboxylate/amino acid:cation symporter — protein MKTKNLSIKIVIALVLGITVGSICNIYAQSNFVTSIDKYVFNVVGQIFLNLIFMLVVPVVFVSIVLGVVGVGDPKLLGGIGAKTLAFFLSTTAIAICIGIALALIFKPGAGHSDLLNSEDVTKYQQTLNKQNESQDSAAKQTFDQTLINLFPKNPLQAMSEGNMLQIITFAIFIGIGIIMVGSKAQVVHRFFEQFNEVLMYVITMIMNLFAPIGTFGLVAHAFTGAGFGAIKQLGLYFVIVLAALLIHFFVVYGAAVRVLGKHSPLAFFKGFLPAITLGFSSSSSNAALPVSMNCTKKMGVRPEIASFVQPLGATINMDGTAIMQGVATIFIAQISGAQLSVLQLITVVVVAVVASIGTAGVPGVGLIMLAMVLNAVDLNPAAIGIILGIDRLLDMTRTSVNITGDAACALIISKNEDKKIEHAQVQHAHS, from the coding sequence ATGAAAACAAAGAATCTTAGTATTAAAATTGTTATTGCTCTTGTTTTAGGAATTACCGTGGGTTCAATTTGTAATATTTATGCACAGTCTAATTTTGTAACTAGTATTGATAAGTATGTATTTAACGTAGTTGGGCAAATATTCTTGAATCTAATATTTATGTTGGTAGTACCTGTTGTATTTGTATCTATTGTATTAGGGGTTGTAGGCGTAGGGGATCCAAAGTTACTCGGTGGCATAGGAGCTAAAACACTCGCATTCTTTTTATCAACTACTGCTATAGCTATATGTATAGGAATCGCATTGGCTTTAATATTTAAACCAGGTGCTGGACATTCGGATTTACTAAATAGTGAAGATGTAACCAAGTATCAGCAAACTTTAAATAAGCAAAATGAAAGTCAAGATTCCGCTGCTAAACAAACTTTTGATCAGACATTGATTAATTTATTCCCTAAAAATCCATTACAAGCTATGTCGGAAGGTAATATGCTACAAATCATCACTTTCGCAATCTTTATCGGTATAGGTATTATAATGGTAGGGTCCAAAGCACAAGTCGTTCATAGGTTTTTTGAACAATTTAATGAGGTACTCATGTACGTTATTACTATGATTATGAATTTATTTGCACCAATTGGGACATTCGGCTTAGTTGCACACGCATTTACAGGTGCTGGATTTGGTGCCATTAAACAGTTGGGATTATATTTCGTTATCGTTTTAGCTGCACTATTAATTCACTTCTTCGTAGTTTATGGTGCTGCAGTTAGAGTATTAGGCAAACATAGTCCTTTAGCATTCTTTAAAGGATTTCTACCTGCAATTACACTTGGCTTTAGTTCATCAAGTTCAAATGCAGCATTACCTGTATCAATGAACTGTACTAAAAAAATGGGTGTAAGACCAGAAATCGCTAGTTTTGTTCAACCATTAGGTGCCACAATAAACATGGATGGTACGGCAATCATGCAAGGGGTTGCTACAATTTTTATTGCACAAATCTCTGGTGCACAGTTATCAGTACTACAATTAATTACAGTTGTAGTTGTCGCAGTAGTTGCTTCCATAGGTACAGCAGGGGTGCCAGGCGTAGGATTAATTATGTTAGCAATGGTCTTAAATGCTGTTGATTTAAATCCAGCTGCTATCGGTATCATACTTGGTATTGATAGATTATTAGATATGACTAGAACTTCGGTAAATATTACTGGAGATGCCGCTTGTGCTTTAATTATTTCAAAAAATGAAGATAAAAAAATTGAACATGCGCAAGTCCAACATGCACATAGTTAA
- a CDS encoding response regulator has product MHRIILVDDHHIVRQGLEFLLSTVENLEVIEGFSDGESFLNYIAENELPDIVLLDLVMPNMNGIEITEKLKTTYPQIKILVLTSYIDDEHVISAIDKGADGYEMKDVEPEQLIDSINRVLNGEKIIHPQAQNVIESVNKKPHMTNKLSKREIEVLTEMVKGKTNKEIAATLFVSEKTVKTHVSHIFNKLQVTDRTKAAIYAMENKLI; this is encoded by the coding sequence ATGCATCGAATAATACTAGTAGATGATCACCATATAGTAAGACAAGGTTTAGAATTTTTACTATCTACAGTTGAAAATTTAGAAGTTATTGAAGGATTTTCAGATGGAGAATCATTTTTAAATTACATAGCAGAAAATGAATTACCAGATATTGTACTGCTGGATTTAGTAATGCCTAATATGAATGGTATAGAAATTACCGAGAAGTTAAAAACGACATACCCTCAAATTAAAATATTAGTATTAACAAGTTATATTGACGATGAACACGTCATTTCTGCTATCGATAAAGGCGCCGACGGATACGAAATGAAAGATGTTGAGCCTGAGCAACTTATAGATTCAATTAATAGAGTATTGAATGGCGAAAAAATTATTCATCCTCAAGCTCAAAATGTAATAGAAAGTGTTAATAAAAAACCTCATATGACGAATAAATTATCAAAGAGGGAAATTGAAGTGTTGACCGAAATGGTCAAAGGCAAAACGAATAAAGAAATAGCAGCAACGTTATTTGTTTCTGAAAAAACTGTTAAAACACATGTCAGTCATATATTTAATAAATTGCAAGTTACTGATCGTACGAAAGCTGCAATTTACGCGATGGAAAATAAATTAATATAA